In Cervus elaphus chromosome 5, mCerEla1.1, whole genome shotgun sequence, the following proteins share a genomic window:
- the ELMOD2 gene encoding ELMO domain-containing protein 2 codes for MFIALWEFFYGHFFRFWMKWLLRQMTGKCELQRIFDTYVGAQRTHRIENSLTYSKNKVLQRAPLVVQSEVDRCVEDIMKEKNINPEKDDSFKISMKACLLQISGYKQLYLDVESVRKKPYDSDNLQHEKLLIKLWNLLMPTKKLKARISKQWADIGFQGDDPKTDFRGMGILGLINLVYFSENYTSEAHQILSRSNHPKLGYSYAIVGINLTEMAYSLLKSEALKFHLYNFVPGIPTMEHFHQFYCYLVYEFDKFWFEEKPESIMYFNVYREKFHEKIKGLLLDCNVSLTLKI; via the exons atgtttattgcttTGTGGGAGTTCTTCTATGGGCACTTTTTTCGATTTTGGATGAAATGGCTCTTACGACAGATGACTGGAAAATGTGAATTGCAGCGAATTTTTGATACCTATGTAGGTGCACAAAGGACGCACAGGATAG aaaaTTCCTTGACATACTCCAAGAATAAG GTTTTACAGAGAGCTCCACTTGTTGTTCAGAGTGAAGTGGACAGATGTGTAGAAGATAtaatgaaggaaaagaatattaacCCTGAGAAGGATGACAG ttttaaaatcagCATGAAGGCATGCTTACTACAGATATCTGGTTATAAACAGCTCTATTTGGATGTAGAAAGTGTGAGAAAAAAGCCGTATGATTCTGATAACCTGCAACATGAAAAGCTGCTTATCAAG CTCTGGAATCTTCTCATGCCCACGAAAAAGTTGAAGGCTAGAATCTCCAAGCAGTGGGCTGACATTGGTTTCCAGGGTGATGATCCCAAAACAGACTTCAGAGGCATGGGCATACTTGGATTAATCAATCTTGT atatttcagTGAAAATTACACCAGTGAAGCTCATCAGATTCTTTCCCGTTCAAATCATCCAAAATTAGG GTATTCTTATGCAATAGTTGGAATCAATCTTACAGAGATGGCTTATAGCTTACTGAAGAGTGAAGCTTTGAAGTTTCACCTCTACAACTTTGTTCCTGGTATACCAACAATGGAACACTTTCACCAGTTTTATT GTTATCTTGTCTATGAGTTTGACAAGTTTTGGTTCGAGGAAAAGCCAGAAAGCATTATGTATTTCAACGTGTACAGAGAGAAGTTTCATGAAAAGATTAAAGGACTCTTACTGGATTGTAATGTGtcacttactttaaaaatatga